A region of the Neomicrococcus lactis genome:
TTCGCAATTTAGGCTTGGACGGCAGGATAATTCGCCCCACACTCGTTAGGTGAATAATCCTGCCTCCTACGCAACTGCCGTGCGTCGTCTGCCTAAATGGGCGACCTCGTTCGGCCCTCAAATCATTGCCGCCCTCATTCTTGGCCTCATCCTAGGTCTCTGGGCGAAGCAAACCGGCCACACCACCGAATCGCCGAACGCGCTAGGAACCACGCTTCAGGTCATCGGTTCCAGCTACGTCAGCTTGCTGAAGGCCGCCGTTGTTCCACTGGTGTTCTTCGCCGTAGTGGCCTCGATCGCAAACCTTGCACAAGTCACCAACGCCGCCCGCTTGGCGTGGAAGACACTTTTGTGGTTCTGCATCACGGCGTTCATTGCGGTGATGATCGGTATTGGATTGGGAATTGTCTTCCAGCCAGGCGTCGGCACCGGCCAGTCAGCCCCAGCCGACTACACCGGCAAGACTGGCTCTTGGTGGGCCTTCTTGCAGGGACTTATCCCAGCTAACTTCTTGGGCCTTTCCGCCTCGAGCAAGGTTGCAGAGTCCGGCGCCGTTTCCACTTCAGTGTCCTTCGACGTACTTCAGATCCTGGTGATCGCTATCGCCGTAGGCGTTGCCGCACTCAAGGTTGGTGCTGCGGCCGAACCGTTCGTTTCCTTCAGCCGCTCGATTCTGGCCATCATCCAAAAGGTTCTTTGGTGGATCATCCGCATTGCACCAATCGGCACCGTGGGACTCATCGGCAATGCTGTGGCAACCTACGGCTGGGACACCATGGGATCCCTCGCCAAGTTCGTTGTAGCCATCTACGTTGGCCTGGCACTCGTGCTGTTTGTGGTGTACCCGATCATGGTTCGTGTTCACGGACTTTCGGTACGCCAGTACTTCTCCGGCGCATGGCCAGCCATTCAGCTTGCCTTCGTGTCCCGCTCTTCCGTGGGAACCATGCCGCTGACTCAGCGCGTGACGGAGCGCAACATGGGCGTCCCTAGTGGCTACGCATCCTTCGCAGTTCCGCTCGGCGCTACGACCAAGATGGATGGCTGCGCAGCCATCTACCCGGCAATCGCCGCCATCTTCGTGGCTCAATTCTTCGGCATTGACCTGAACTTCAGCCAGTACTTGTTGATTGTGATTGTGTCCGTTCTGGGCTCCGCAGCAACAGCAGGCACCACGGGAGCTACCGTGATGTTGACTCTGACCTTGTCTACTTTGGGACTGCCACTCGCCGGCGTTGGTCTGTTGCTCGCCATCGATCCGATCGTCGACATGGGACGCACCGCCGTAAATGTGGCCGGTCAGATCCTGGTGCCGACCATCGTGTCTAAGCGCGAAGGAATCTTGGACGAATCTCTGTACAACGCTGACCGCGAGGGGGATCCGTTTAAGGATGAGTTCTCGGAGAAACCGGAGACAGTCGACGCGTAAAGACTTTCCTCACAAGTGAGGGTGGTGTCGAACGAGCCAATTCGTTCGACACCACCCTCACTTCTCTTCCGCCAAGCTTGCGGATCCGATTCTGACCAGCTCCGCGAAATCCATGTTTGACTGCTGAAGGCTTTCGAAGGACCCCTCGCCAGCTATCAGTCCATTCTTCATGAAGAGGATGTTGTCCGCATTCTTCACCGTGGAAAGTCTGTGGGCAACGATGATGATTGTTCGTTCACCAGCCAGAGATTTCATGGTTTCAGAAATTTCAAATTCCGTGATGTTGTCTAAGGCTGAGGTGGCTTCGTCGAGTACCAGAACATCGGGATCCCGATATAGCGCTCTAGCAATTCCAACACGTTGCCGTTGACCGCCCGAGA
Encoded here:
- a CDS encoding dicarboxylate/amino acid:cation symporter, with the translated sequence MNNPASYATAVRRLPKWATSFGPQIIAALILGLILGLWAKQTGHTTESPNALGTTLQVIGSSYVSLLKAAVVPLVFFAVVASIANLAQVTNAARLAWKTLLWFCITAFIAVMIGIGLGIVFQPGVGTGQSAPADYTGKTGSWWAFLQGLIPANFLGLSASSKVAESGAVSTSVSFDVLQILVIAIAVGVAALKVGAAAEPFVSFSRSILAIIQKVLWWIIRIAPIGTVGLIGNAVATYGWDTMGSLAKFVVAIYVGLALVLFVVYPIMVRVHGLSVRQYFSGAWPAIQLAFVSRSSVGTMPLTQRVTERNMGVPSGYASFAVPLGATTKMDGCAAIYPAIAAIFVAQFFGIDLNFSQYLLIVIVSVLGSAATAGTTGATVMLTLTLSTLGLPLAGVGLLLAIDPIVDMGRTAVNVAGQILVPTIVSKREGILDESLYNADREGDPFKDEFSEKPETVDA